The genomic interval TGTCCACGCAGATCGGCGGACCCGCGATCTCCAGCGGATCGCCCGAGGTGGGTGGGATCCGATAGACGTAGTACGAGCGCTGGCTCGTGCACGGCCCGTTCAGCGCCGAGCCGAACAGCACCAGGTGCTCGCGACTCGGCGACAACCGGTACTGCGAGTTGGCGACCGTGTTCGTGAAGGCCAGCGGCACCGGGTGCGAGGCCTCGCCGGGCTCGATCTGCCCGTCGCCGTCGGAATCGATCAGGAAGTTCTGGAAGCTCGCGTCGACCCCGACCCCCGACGTGCTGCCCGGCCCCAGGTAGTAGGGCTGGGCCGCGACGAAGGGAGTCTGGGCGTGGACACTCGGCGCGACGAGCGGGGCGGCCGCCGCCGCGAGCAGACAGACGGCCAGGGCGCGATGGACTCGATGCATGGGGCCTCCGGACGGATCGGTGGGATTCTGGGTCCGGAGGGTGGGACGCGGCGGGGCGGCGGGAATCACAGAGCGCGGCCGGCCGGCGGGAATCACGGAGGGCGTCGAGCCGGACGGGCGTGGCAAGGACGGATGCGGCCGGGAAGACCGTGCCCCGGACGGCCGGGTGGGTCGGCCCGGTGACACCTGGGGATGTTCCGCGCCGAAAGTGGGCTCTCGTCGACGCTCAGACCCGCTCGCCGCAGTAGCGGCACTTCGTCGCCTCGGCCCTGATCAACTCCGCGCAGTGCGGACACTTCTTCATGGCGCCCGTCGAAAGCGCTTCGCGCTCCAGCGCCCCCTGGTCCTGCGGGACGAGCAGTGCGAAGATCAGCCCGAAGGGTCCGAGCAGGATGCCGATCAGGAACCACCCACAGCCGCTGCGCCCCTTGTTCGACGCGACGACGGTCGAGATGACACCGAAGAGGACCCAGGCGAGAAAGGGAAGTTCCATGCTCATGGATGCTCCCGGGGACGCCCCACGGCAAGAGACCGGGGACGGATCGGGGACGTTCCGCGCTGGAACCCGGCGCGTCGGGTTCGGCGCGGCGTGCTGATTCGAAACCGGGGAGCCGTCTGCGATCCTCGCCAGCGGGAGCACGATCACGCACGCGTGAAGTCGTGATCGCGGCCTTCACCGCCGCACGCCGTTCCTTCCCGTGGAACGAAGGGGGAACAGATGACGCCGCGGCGATCGCGCCCGCCCAGGGTGCGCGTGCCTACCGACCCGCCCGACCTGCCCGGGAGTCACCCATGATCACCCACGCCCTCCTGCGCCGCCCCGCCCCGACCGTCGCCGACGGTCTGACCACCGCCGACGAGGGCCGCCCCGACCCCGCGCGCACACGCGAGCAGTTCGAGGCCTACGCCGCGGCCCTGCGCGACGCCGGCGTCGACGCGACCGTGCTCGACCCACTGCCCGACCATCCCGACGCCCACTTCGTCGAGGACGTCGCCGTGGTGACGCCCGAGGTGATCGTGCGCACGCGGCCCGGAGCTCCCGAACGGCGCGGAGAGATCGACGCCGTCGGCGAGGCGTTGCAACGCTTCGGCCCAGTCGTCGACATCGAAGCGCCCGGCACCCTCGACGGCGGCGACGTGCTCACCGTCGGCGATCGCGTGTTCGTGGGGCGGTCGGAGCGGACGAACGACGCCGGCGCACGTCAGTTGCGGGCGATCGTCGAACCGCAGGGGTTCTCGTGCGTGACCGTGCCGGTCGGTGCGGGTCTGCATCTGAAGTCGAGCGTGAACGCGGTGTCGGACGACACGCTGGTCCTGACCGCGGAGTTCGCCCACGAGCCGGCGTTCGCGGAGTTCGAT from Candidatus Krumholzibacteriia bacterium carries:
- a CDS encoding zinc ribbon domain-containing protein, whose protein sequence is MSMELPFLAWVLFGVISTVVASNKGRSGCGWFLIGILLGPFGLIFALLVPQDQGALEREALSTGAMKKCPHCAELIRAEATKCRYCGERV
- a CDS encoding amidinotransferase, whose protein sequence is MITHALLRRPAPTVADGLTTADEGRPDPARTREQFEAYAAALRDAGVDATVLDPLPDHPDAHFVEDVAVVTPEVIVRTRPGAPERRGEIDAVGEALQRFGPVVDIEAPGTLDGGDVLTVGDRVFVGRSERTNDAGARQLRAIVEPQGFSCVTVPVGAGLHLKSSVNAVSDDTLVLTAEFAHEPAFAEFDRVVVPDGEEYAANVLRVNDRVLVPAGYPAMAGRLRARGLAVVELAMSEFRKMDGGLTCLSVRFGGGRR